A genome region from Marinobacter panjinensis includes the following:
- a CDS encoding GntR family transcriptional regulator has product MSIGKIAPKRLADSIVEELENMILEGTLQPGERLPAERTLAERFGVSRPSLREAVQRLAAKGLLASRQGGGHYVAESLGSSFTDPLITLLEGRPEAQRDLLEYRCTLEADCAYYAALRATAVDKAHLKTAYETLQACYASEGSSNLSEEGAADARFHLAIAEASHNVILLHTIRGLFSLLKTNVVNTIGSLYAREKQTRSELMEQHRLLFEAIIEGRADDARHFAGQHIEYAQNVLSEQYESDRRMERSLRRSGPGMAAETDKSAREH; this is encoded by the coding sequence ATGAGCATTGGAAAGATTGCACCAAAACGCCTCGCAGACAGCATCGTCGAGGAGTTGGAGAACATGATTCTGGAAGGCACCCTGCAGCCCGGGGAGCGTCTTCCGGCAGAGCGTACCCTGGCCGAACGGTTCGGGGTGTCGCGGCCGTCATTGCGGGAAGCTGTTCAAAGGCTGGCCGCCAAAGGCCTGCTGGCCAGTCGCCAGGGGGGCGGCCATTATGTGGCGGAATCACTGGGGTCGAGCTTTACCGACCCGTTGATCACCCTGCTGGAAGGGCGCCCGGAGGCCCAGCGAGATTTGCTGGAATACCGCTGCACCCTGGAAGCGGATTGCGCCTATTACGCCGCACTGCGGGCAACGGCGGTGGACAAGGCGCACCTGAAAACCGCCTACGAAACCCTGCAGGCCTGCTATGCCTCCGAGGGCAGCAGTAACCTGAGCGAGGAAGGGGCAGCCGACGCGCGATTCCACCTGGCCATCGCCGAAGCCAGTCACAACGTCATTCTGCTACATACCATACGGGGACTGTTCAGCCTGCTGAAAACCAACGTGGTCAACACCATTGGCAGCCTGTACGCTCGGGAAAAGCAGACCCGAAGTGAACTGATGGAACAGCATCGCCTGCTGTTTGAGGCCATTATCGAAGGCCGTGCCGACGATGCACGGCATTTCGCCGGGCAGCACATTGAGTACGCCCAGAATGTGTTATCCGAACAGTACGAAAGTGACAGGAGGATGGAGCGATCCCTGCGACGGAGCGGCCCGGGCATGGCAGCTGAAACCGACAAATCCGCCAGGGAGCATTAA
- a CDS encoding FAD-binding and (Fe-S)-binding domain-containing protein: MSPDVIAAIKALIPAKRVYDDPLSTLAYGTDASFYRLIPGVVVKVESEEEVVWVLKIARRFAAPVTFRAAGTSLSGQAISDSILLVLGDQWKDYEIRAEGRQIRLQPGIIGAQANAWLAPYGYKIGPDPASINACKIGGIVANNASGMCCGTAQNTYHTLASMRLVLADGAVVDTEDFASVKVFQSSHAGLLSELEQLAAETRANTELADRIRHKYRLKNTTGLSLNALVDYNDPMDILTHLMVGSEGTLGFVSSVTYNTVPDYPNKATALLVFTNADSCCRAAALLRAQPVAAVELLDRRSLRSVQDKPGLPEWIHGLSEEACALLIETRAPDQAVLQEQLVQIKAALADFPVEEKVDFTTDPRVSDQLWAIRKGTFPAVGAVRPTGTTVIIEDVTFPLDQLAEGVKRLQALFVKHAYDNAIIFGHALEGNLHFVFPQGFDDPDEIARYDAFMKDVSQLVAVEFGGSLKAEHGTGRNMAPFVELEWGQEAWELMWKIKGLLDPENLLNPDVVLSRDPDIHLKNLKPLPAADPLIDKCIECGFCEPVCPSEGLTLSPRQRIVIWRDIQAKKRAGKDTSELEAAYQYHGIDTCAATGLCAQRCPVDINTGDLVRKLRAQQTGHPGTANWVADHFRTVLRGTRFVLTMASGVEKLLGAPRLAKLSAGLSKASGQRLPQWDPTMPQPIRFVPPSPAPESDAPRVVYLPACVSRVMGPASGDAEQTTLQDKTRQLLEKGGYQVVHPHGLDALCCGQPFASKGYPEQAERKKSELLQALLAATRNGKDPVYCDTSPCTLQIQEAARELGLDLYDPVKFIREKLADRLVFKPEDTAIAVHVTCSTQHLGESQGLIDIARRCSTNVVIPEDIHCCAFAGDKGFNVPELNRHALRTLPRQIEGCTEGISTSRTCEIGLSRQGGIDYHGLVYLVDRVTEAAPY; the protein is encoded by the coding sequence ATGTCACCTGACGTCATCGCGGCAATAAAAGCGCTGATCCCGGCCAAACGAGTCTATGACGACCCGCTATCGACGCTGGCCTACGGTACGGACGCCAGCTTCTACCGGCTGATTCCGGGCGTTGTGGTGAAAGTGGAAAGCGAGGAGGAAGTGGTCTGGGTGCTGAAGATCGCCCGGCGCTTCGCGGCACCGGTCACCTTCCGGGCCGCAGGGACAAGCCTGTCTGGCCAGGCCATCAGCGACTCCATTTTGCTGGTGCTGGGGGATCAGTGGAAGGACTATGAAATTAGGGCCGAGGGCCGCCAGATCCGTCTGCAGCCGGGCATTATCGGTGCCCAGGCCAATGCCTGGCTGGCACCCTATGGCTACAAGATCGGCCCTGATCCCGCGTCCATCAATGCCTGCAAGATCGGTGGCATTGTTGCCAACAATGCCAGTGGCATGTGTTGCGGTACCGCCCAGAATACCTACCACACCCTTGCCAGTATGCGCCTCGTGCTGGCCGACGGGGCGGTGGTGGATACCGAGGACTTCGCCAGCGTCAAGGTCTTCCAGTCCAGCCATGCCGGCCTGTTGTCGGAACTGGAACAGCTGGCGGCCGAGACCCGAGCCAATACCGAACTGGCAGACCGCATCCGCCACAAGTATCGCCTTAAAAACACCACCGGCCTGTCGCTCAATGCCCTGGTGGATTACAACGACCCGATGGATATCCTCACCCACTTGATGGTGGGCTCCGAAGGCACACTGGGGTTCGTCAGTTCGGTTACCTACAACACCGTGCCGGATTACCCCAACAAGGCCACTGCACTGCTGGTGTTTACCAATGCCGACAGCTGCTGTCGCGCGGCTGCGTTGCTTCGTGCACAGCCGGTTGCAGCCGTTGAGCTGCTTGACCGGCGAAGCCTGCGCTCGGTCCAGGACAAGCCCGGCCTTCCGGAGTGGATACACGGCCTGTCGGAGGAAGCCTGTGCGCTGCTGATTGAAACCCGAGCGCCTGACCAGGCTGTGCTGCAGGAGCAACTGGTTCAGATCAAGGCGGCCCTGGCTGATTTCCCGGTGGAAGAGAAAGTGGATTTCACCACCGACCCCAGAGTGTCCGACCAGCTGTGGGCCATCCGTAAGGGTACCTTCCCCGCAGTCGGCGCGGTGCGGCCCACCGGCACCACGGTGATCATCGAGGATGTCACCTTTCCCCTCGATCAGTTGGCCGAAGGTGTAAAGAGGCTGCAGGCACTGTTTGTTAAACACGCCTATGACAACGCCATCATCTTTGGTCACGCCCTGGAGGGGAACCTTCACTTCGTGTTTCCCCAGGGGTTTGATGACCCCGATGAGATAGCACGCTACGACGCCTTCATGAAAGACGTCTCGCAGCTGGTGGCGGTGGAGTTCGGTGGTTCCCTCAAGGCTGAGCACGGCACCGGTCGCAATATGGCGCCCTTTGTGGAGCTGGAGTGGGGGCAAGAAGCCTGGGAACTGATGTGGAAGATCAAGGGCCTGCTGGACCCGGAGAACCTGCTCAATCCGGATGTGGTTCTTTCCCGGGATCCTGATATTCACCTGAAAAACCTAAAGCCGCTGCCCGCCGCCGATCCTTTGATCGACAAATGCATAGAATGTGGTTTCTGCGAGCCGGTGTGCCCGTCCGAAGGGCTGACCCTGTCGCCGCGCCAGCGCATTGTGATCTGGCGGGATATCCAGGCAAAGAAACGGGCGGGGAAAGATACCTCGGAACTGGAAGCGGCCTACCAGTATCACGGTATCGATACCTGCGCCGCCACAGGGTTGTGCGCTCAGCGCTGCCCGGTGGATATCAACACCGGCGACCTGGTGCGCAAGCTGCGGGCGCAGCAAACGGGCCACCCCGGCACGGCGAACTGGGTGGCCGACCATTTTCGGACGGTACTGCGTGGGACACGCTTCGTGCTGACCATGGCATCCGGTGTGGAAAAACTGCTGGGCGCGCCCAGACTGGCCAAGTTGAGCGCGGGTTTAAGTAAAGCGTCCGGGCAGCGGCTGCCGCAGTGGGACCCGACCATGCCGCAGCCCATCCGGTTTGTGCCACCTTCGCCGGCCCCGGAGAGTGACGCCCCACGAGTCGTGTATCTGCCAGCCTGCGTTTCCCGGGTCATGGGGCCTGCCAGTGGCGACGCAGAACAAACAACGTTGCAGGACAAGACCCGCCAGTTATTGGAGAAAGGTGGCTACCAGGTGGTTCATCCCCACGGGCTGGATGCCCTGTGCTGCGGCCAGCCCTTTGCCTCGAAAGGGTATCCGGAACAGGCAGAGCGCAAGAAATCCGAATTGCTGCAGGCGTTGCTCGCGGCCACCCGTAACGGCAAGGACCCGGTGTACTGCGACACCAGCCCCTGCACCCTGCAGATTCAGGAGGCAGCGCGTGAGCTGGGCCTGGACCTGTACGACCCGGTGAAATTCATTCGTGAGAAGCTGGCGGACCGCCTGGTGTTCAAGCCTGAAGACACGGCGATTGCTGTCCACGTGACCTGCAGCACCCAACACCTGGGTGAATCTCAGGGGCTGATCGACATCGCGCGGCGCTGCAGCACCAATGTGGTTATTCCGGAGGATATTCACTGCTGCGCCTTTGCCGGCGACAAGGGCTTCAATGTGCCGGAGCTGAACCGTCACGCCCTGCGGACGCTGCCACGCCAGATAGAGGGATGCACGGAGGGGATCTCCACCAGCCGCACCTGCGAGATCGGCCTCAGCCGCCAAGGCGGAATTGATTACCACGGGCTGGTCTACCTGGTGGACCGGGTAACGGAGGCTGCGCCTTACTGA